The Clavelina lepadiformis chromosome 3, kaClaLepa1.1, whole genome shotgun sequence region aaaaaaacagcaaTGCACACAACATTACTTACACAACCATAGCGAACATGATGAAGATGTTCCAAGTCGCAATAACTAATCGGAAGTAGCGCAGGTTGCTCAAAAATTCACGAACTTTGTCCCCTGCGATAAACTTTATTAAAATTCATTTTGTTGCCAATATTAGTGTCAACTTTGACTGTTCGCTCAACAAATATGTTAACTCGTATACTTCTGGAAAAGTgtctaaaacataaaaattaccTGTAGTTGGTTCCATTGCATCAGCGTTAAAACTTATTTCATCTTTTTTCTTGTTGCTAAAAGAACAAACATGCTTGTATCAATCCAATAACGATGGATTCATTGCAAAGATAATATGAGcataaaacagttaaaaacaGCATATTTAGTTCAATCATGCTTTAAGGTGTGAAAAAGTGTAAGCACCATAACAAGGGGTTCCCATTACTTTAGCCCTCCCATAGTCCTACATCGGGGATCAAGTAGGAGTATTGAGGAGTTATGTTGTAACCTATAGCAGTTGGTTGGACATAGGCGGGGATAAATAACATAGTAACCAATAGGCTAGTAAATAACAGCCAAGTTATGTCAGCGTATTGTTATCAGAAATCAAATTACTGAAATAACCAAAATAGCCTTCACAGTTTTTGCACATGCTTCATGCTTCAAGTACTTACAGTCTGAAGTTTAATATGGCTCCTGCATTGACCAGCAAAGTTCTGAAAAACATAGTTGGTTTAATTAATTGGCTTACTGTATAGAtcagacgtgggcaaactgcggctctccggcatgttttttgtggctcttctagtcgaatcgtaaaattccaaaaaatgtaaaggctaccaagagtaccgtttatgaaagtttctgtgtagtttttctttatttaggcctggatttcgtttatgacgtaacactagacatcgattccgacattgttttcaggtatagattctatactctattgcaaaggttgtcaaaatgcacctcaccaacatgtttttatgggtcttttagttaaaaagtaatatcccaaaatgactactaatagtataataaccaaattgacaatcattactgattttgcggctcgctggtgtttatatttttccgcaagtgactctttcattgaacaaatttgcccacccctggtatagatAGTAGCATACCAAGTTAGTATAATTGCAACCACTACTACAATCAGTCAGTATATCAAGTCATCTTTGCTTTAGTCGGCCActttaataaattgttgttgattttgtcTGAGTTTAGCATAGAAACGAGCATGTCCAAATTAATCAAAGATATGTGTTAAGGGGCTTATGCCTATCTTCCGTAGTATTATATGGTAAAAGTGCAGTAGATAGGCAATAAAAACATCCAGAAAAGCAACCTTTTGACCTGGAAAATAACCGTCTATGTGCAAtcaaacatttaaattaaaacaagcaCATATTTCATCAAGCTACAAGCGCTATAGCTCAACATTACTCATTTCTAGCTGgagtaaaattgtttgatgtttatcaACAGGCAGTGAAGTCGAC contains the following coding sequences:
- the LOC143449409 gene encoding small integral membrane protein 7-like, translated to MISDFILFGTLLVNAGAILNFRLNKKKDEISFNADAMEPTTGDKVREFLSNLRYFRLVIATWNIFIMFAMVVLFGS